One Polaribacter sp. SA4-12 genomic window carries:
- the infB gene encoding translation initiation factor IF-2 has product MSVGKTMRLNKVLRELNISLDRAVEYLADKGHEIEARPTTKIPGDVYQVLLDGFETDANKKAASKEVGEEKRKEKEAIRLDLEAKLEKKRAEEVKKEEVLKAKADKLELKTVGKIDIDNIGKKPVVKVEEVKEEPKKVVVAPKAEEPKIEEAKAEEPKVEKSVEEKAVVETPVVEVPVVEKSKAAKPEVKKSVSEIEKEVSKVGDKPKSKKEALRAEEKAEDVTPENAEAIKTQYKKLDGPNFTGKKIDLKQFERPKKKKPEVKKDANADKKKRKRIVTKAGAPGSATARPVRPAQNRGGSGRPPFNRGGRGAARPAAVKKEEPTEAEIQKQVRETLEKLQGKSSRGKGAKYRRNKRDAHREHSDAELEAQALDNKILKVTEFVTVSEVATMMEVPVTNIISACMSLGMMVTMNQRLDAETLVIVAEEFNHKVEFIGAEVEESIEEVIDKPEDLVTRAPIITVMGHVDHGKTSLLDYIRKANVIEGESGGITQHIGAYSVNVGDQKIAFLDTPGHEAFTAMRARGAQVTDLVIIVAAADDDVMPQTKEAISHAQAAGVPIIFAINKIDKPNANPDNVKTQLSQMNLLIEEWGGNIQSQDISAKIGTGVPELLEKVLLEAEILELKANPNKNAVGAVVEASLDKGRGYVSTILVQAGTLKIGDYLLAGKHSGKVRAMFDDQGTNLKEAGPSTPVSILGLDGAPQAGDKFVVFDDEREAKQIASKRSQLQREQSVRTQKTLTLDEIGRRIALGDFKELNIILKGDVDGSVEALTDSFQKLSTEEIQVNILHKGVGAITESDVLLATASDAIIIGFNVRPQGNARAIADREEVDIRTYSIIYAAINDLKDAMEGMLSPEMKEEVSGNVEIREVYKISKVGNIAGCMVMSGKIFRDSKIRIIRDGIVVHDGVLTSLKRFKDDVREVGKGFDCGLQLKNYNDIEEGDVIEAYKEVAVKKKLK; this is encoded by the coding sequence ATGTCTGTAGGCAAAACAATGAGGCTTAATAAAGTTTTAAGAGAGTTAAATATTTCTCTTGATAGAGCAGTCGAATATTTAGCGGATAAAGGTCACGAAATAGAAGCGAGACCTACCACTAAAATTCCGGGTGATGTTTATCAAGTTTTACTTGATGGCTTTGAAACAGATGCTAACAAGAAAGCGGCATCTAAAGAAGTTGGAGAGGAAAAACGTAAAGAGAAAGAAGCAATTCGTTTAGATCTAGAAGCTAAGTTAGAGAAAAAAAGAGCGGAAGAGGTTAAGAAGGAAGAGGTTTTAAAAGCCAAAGCAGATAAATTAGAACTTAAAACTGTAGGTAAGATTGATATTGATAATATCGGTAAAAAACCTGTAGTTAAAGTTGAAGAGGTAAAAGAAGAACCTAAAAAGGTTGTTGTTGCCCCTAAAGCTGAAGAACCTAAAATTGAAGAAGCTAAAGCTGAAGAGCCTAAAGTGGAAAAATCAGTTGAAGAGAAAGCAGTTGTTGAAACTCCGGTTGTTGAAGTACCAGTTGTTGAAAAATCAAAAGCTGCAAAGCCAGAAGTTAAGAAATCTGTTTCTGAAATTGAAAAAGAAGTTTCTAAGGTTGGAGATAAACCTAAGAGTAAAAAAGAAGCTTTAAGAGCAGAGGAAAAAGCTGAAGATGTTACGCCAGAAAATGCGGAAGCTATCAAAACTCAGTATAAAAAACTAGACGGCCCAAACTTTACAGGTAAGAAAATTGATTTAAAACAATTTGAGAGACCAAAGAAAAAGAAGCCAGAAGTTAAAAAAGACGCAAACGCAGATAAAAAGAAACGTAAGCGAATTGTAACTAAAGCAGGAGCGCCAGGTTCTGCAACAGCTAGACCTGTTAGGCCAGCACAAAACAGAGGTGGAAGTGGTAGGCCTCCATTTAATAGAGGTGGAAGAGGTGCTGCAAGACCAGCAGCAGTTAAGAAAGAAGAACCAACAGAAGCAGAAATTCAAAAGCAAGTTAGAGAAACGCTTGAGAAACTTCAAGGGAAATCTTCTAGAGGAAAAGGTGCAAAATACCGTAGAAATAAAAGAGATGCGCATAGAGAACATTCTGATGCAGAATTAGAAGCTCAAGCATTAGATAATAAAATATTAAAAGTAACAGAGTTCGTTACTGTAAGTGAAGTTGCTACAATGATGGAGGTTCCAGTAACCAACATTATTTCTGCATGTATGTCTTTAGGAATGATGGTTACAATGAATCAGCGTTTAGATGCTGAGACATTAGTAATTGTTGCTGAAGAATTCAATCATAAAGTAGAGTTTATAGGAGCTGAAGTAGAAGAGTCTATAGAAGAAGTTATTGATAAACCAGAAGATTTAGTAACTCGTGCACCAATTATTACGGTAATGGGTCACGTAGATCATGGTAAAACTTCTTTATTAGATTATATTAGAAAAGCAAATGTAATCGAAGGTGAAAGTGGAGGTATTACACAACACATTGGAGCATATTCAGTAAATGTTGGAGATCAAAAAATAGCATTTTTAGATACACCTGGTCACGAGGCCTTTACAGCAATGAGAGCACGTGGTGCGCAAGTAACGGATTTAGTAATTATTGTAGCTGCAGCAGATGATGATGTAATGCCACAAACAAAAGAAGCTATTTCTCACGCACAAGCGGCAGGAGTTCCAATCATATTTGCTATCAATAAAATTGATAAGCCAAATGCGAATCCAGATAATGTGAAAACACAATTATCTCAAATGAATTTGTTGATTGAAGAATGGGGTGGAAACATTCAGTCTCAAGATATATCAGCAAAAATTGGAACAGGAGTTCCTGAATTATTAGAAAAAGTTTTATTAGAAGCTGAAATTTTAGAATTGAAAGCGAATCCTAATAAAAATGCAGTTGGAGCAGTAGTTGAAGCTTCACTAGATAAAGGTAGAGGATATGTTTCTACGATATTAGTACAAGCTGGAACTTTAAAAATTGGAGATTACTTGTTAGCAGGTAAACACAGTGGTAAAGTAAGAGCAATGTTTGATGACCAAGGAACTAATTTAAAAGAAGCTGGACCATCAACACCAGTATCAATCTTAGGATTAGACGGAGCGCCACAAGCAGGAGATAAATTTGTTGTCTTTGACGATGAAAGAGAAGCGAAACAAATTGCTTCTAAGAGATCTCAATTACAACGTGAGCAATCTGTAAGAACTCAGAAAACATTAACGTTAGATGAAATCGGACGTAGAATTGCGTTAGGAGACTTTAAAGAATTAAACATTATCTTAAAAGGAGATGTAGATGGTTCTGTAGAAGCTTTAACAGATTCTTTCCAGAAATTATCTACCGAAGAAATTCAAGTTAATATTTTACATAAAGGTGTTGGAGCCATTACAGAAAGTGATGTGTTATTAGCAACAGCTTCAGATGCAATTATTATTGGGTTTAATGTACGTCCGCAAGGAAATGCAAGAGCAATAGCAGATAGAGAAGAAGTAGATATTAGAACATACTCTATTATTTATGCAGCTATCAATGACTTAAAAGACGCCATGGAAGGAATGTTATCTCCAGAAATGAAAGAAGAAGTTAGTGGTAATGTAGAAATTAGAGAAGTTTATAAAATATCTAAAGTTGGTAACATTGCAGGTTGTATGGTAATGTCTGGTAAAATCTTTAGAGATTCTAAAATTAGAATTATTAGAGATGGAATTGTAGTTCATGATGGAGTTTTAACATCGTTAAAACGTTTTAAAGATGATGTTAGAGAAGTTGGTAAAGGGTTCGATTGTGGACTTCAACTTAAAAACTACAACGACATTGAAGAAGGTGATGTAATTGAAGCTTATAAAGAAGTAGCAG
- the rimP gene encoding ribosome assembly cofactor RimP, which translates to MDQTKVRDLVDEALALNESLYLIDFVISENNKIQITVDGDNGVPLSECIRISRSVDNNFDREEEDFSLEVSTPDIAHPLKVNRQYIKNINRILKVKTSVEEFEGTLVEADEDKIVLNWKAREPKPIGKGKVTVSKAATIAYKDIIEAKVKIVF; encoded by the coding sequence ATGGACCAAACAAAGGTAAGAGATTTAGTAGATGAAGCACTAGCACTGAATGAATCGTTGTATTTGATAGATTTCGTAATATCAGAAAACAATAAGATTCAGATAACAGTAGATGGTGATAATGGAGTTCCATTAAGTGAATGTATAAGAATTAGTAGAAGCGTAGATAATAATTTTGATAGAGAAGAAGAAGATTTCTCGTTAGAAGTTTCTACACCTGATATTGCACATCCATTAAAAGTAAATAGACAATATATTAAAAACATCAACAGAATACTTAAAGTGAAAACTTCGGTAGAAGAATTTGAAGGGACTTTAGTAGAAGCAGATGAAGATAAAATTGTTTTAAATTGGAAGGCTAGAGAGCCAAAACCAATAGGGAAAGGAAAAGTTACTGTAAGTAAAGCAGCAACTATAGCCTATAAAGATATTATAGAAGCAAAAGTGAAGATTGTATTTTAA
- the nusA gene encoding transcription termination factor NusA: MENIALIDSFSEFKDNKSIDRVTLMSILEEVFRATLKRKFGSDDNFDIIINPDKGDLEIWRNRIVVADGFSEDDNEEIELAEARLIEPDFEIGEDVSEEVKLIDLGRRAILALRQNLISKIYEHDSTNIFKQFKELEGELYSAEVHHIRHNAIILLDDDGNEIVLPKSEQIRSDFFRKGDSVRGVIKTVELRGNKPAIILSRTSPLFLNKLFEQEIPEVFDGLITVEGVARIPGEKAKVAVDSYDDRIDPVGACVGVKGSRIHGIVRELGNENIDVINYTKNEQLFISRALSPAKVTSMEIEMYDEEKNGKKGRVKVLLKPEEVSKAIGRGGVNIRLASELTGYEIDVQREGLEEEDVELTEFTDEIEDWVITEFKKIGLDTARSVLETSVAELVKRTDLEEETIMDVQRVLKEEFED, translated from the coding sequence ATGGAGAATATAGCATTAATTGATTCGTTTTCAGAATTTAAAGATAACAAGAGTATAGACAGAGTAACATTGATGTCTATTTTAGAAGAGGTTTTTAGAGCTACCTTAAAACGTAAGTTTGGGTCTGATGATAATTTTGATATTATTATTAATCCTGATAAGGGAGATTTAGAGATTTGGAGAAATAGAATTGTTGTTGCAGATGGTTTTTCTGAAGATGATAATGAAGAAATAGAATTAGCAGAAGCAAGATTAATTGAGCCAGATTTTGAAATTGGTGAAGATGTATCTGAAGAAGTTAAGTTAATTGATTTAGGAAGAAGAGCTATTTTGGCATTACGTCAGAACTTAATTTCTAAAATTTACGAACACGATAGTACAAATATCTTTAAGCAATTTAAAGAATTAGAAGGCGAGTTATATAGTGCAGAAGTGCATCACATTCGTCACAATGCAATTATTCTATTAGATGATGATGGAAATGAAATTGTATTACCTAAGAGTGAACAAATAAGGTCAGACTTTTTTAGAAAAGGAGATTCTGTTAGAGGTGTTATAAAAACAGTAGAATTAAGAGGTAATAAACCTGCAATTATATTGTCTAGAACATCTCCATTGTTTTTAAATAAATTATTCGAGCAAGAAATTCCAGAAGTTTTTGACGGTTTAATTACTGTAGAAGGAGTTGCAAGAATACCAGGTGAAAAAGCAAAAGTAGCGGTAGATTCTTATGATGATAGAATCGATCCTGTTGGAGCTTGTGTAGGAGTAAAAGGTTCAAGAATTCACGGTATAGTTCGTGAGTTAGGGAATGAGAATATAGATGTTATTAACTATACCAAGAACGAACAATTATTCATTTCAAGAGCATTGAGTCCTGCAAAAGTGACGTCAATGGAAATTGAAATGTATGATGAAGAGAAAAATGGTAAAAAAGGACGCGTAAAAGTTCTTTTAAAACCAGAAGAAGTTTCTAAAGCAATTGGTAGAGGTGGTGTAAATATTCGTTTAGCGAGTGAGTTAACAGGTTACGAAATAGACGTTCAAAGAGAAGGTTTGGAGGAAGAAGATGTTGAGTTAACAGAATTTACTGACGAAATTGAAGATTGGGTTATTACTGAATTCAAAAAGATTGGTTTAGATACTGCAAGAAGCGTATTAGAAACTAGTGTTGCTGAGTTGGTGAAAAGAACCGATTTAGAGGAAGAAACAATTATGGATGTTCAGAGAGTTCTTAAAGAAGAATTTGAAGACTAA